aatttcttcagccagagagtggtgggtctgtggaattcattgccacagagggcggtggaggccgggacattgagtgtctttaagacagaagttgataaattcttgatttctcaaggaattaagggcgatggagagagagcgggtaaaaggagttgaaatcaaccatgattgaatggtggagtggactcgatgggccgaatggccttacttccgctccgatgtcttatggtcttcagtcAATTTATTTGACTttaagccagaatattagcccctgtaaatgggccggAGTTTGTCataagcagaaagagacccaaatgaatatggttcagtcctgaatgtgaggaacagcaaaatccaatcactgtggttacttgtggcctcgtttgtgtttcagcaggttgggtgaagtagtgaatcccttcccacacttggggcaggtgaatggtctctcccctgtgtgaactcgctggtgtgtggacagagcggatgaccgaatgaatcccttcccacactcggcgcaggtgaatggcctctcctcagtgtgaattcgctgatgtacagtgaggtcacatgatcgtctgaacccagtcccgcagtgagagcacctgaacggtctctcgtcagtgtgaacacgttgatggtacatcagatccccagaacttttacagcgcttcccgcagtctggacatttaaacggtctctcatcagtgtgaactcgctggtgtctcagcaagtgggctgaaatagcaaatcccttcccacactctgagcaggtgaacggcctctccccagtgtgaactcgctggtgattctgcaggttggatgaatcactgaatcccttctcacactctgagcaggtgaatggtctctccccagtgtgaatttgctggtgtctggacagagcggatgaccgagtgaatcccttgccacacttggagcaggtgaatggtctctccccagtgtgaactcgctggtgtgtggacagagcggatgactgagtgaatctcttcccacatttggagcaggggaatggtctctccccagtgtgactgcgtcgatgagtttccagctgggatggggaagtgaatcctttcccacagtccgcacatttccacggtttctcctcagtgtgactgcatttgtggctcgtgaggcctgatgattgactgaatcctcgacaacacacacaacacgtgtacggtttccccgcagtgtgaatgatgctttttccttccatgttcaaaatctgctgatattcaggatatgataagatGAGgattctgtcagatcctgatgtgatgcttggtttgagtttccggactttgaagcctccccttcgaacaccctgtgaaactgatttaaaacagaaaatagggagtgagagagaacccacaaaaacacaaaggcaggttgtgaaattgagctgaatgaatctggtcatttgtggggccggcactgggaaaaagtgaccatgaaaactgctggattgtcataaaaacccaactggcctctttgggaggagagagaaggaggtgaagagggatttagtATATCTACAAGTCATACTAAAGAGAATAGTTGGCAACGcaaattcgaccttgagcttcataaacagtaatattgacaccaaaactatgcttctggtggcatggtgattagcactgctgcctctcagcgccagggacccgggttcaattccggccttggtgactgtctgtgtggggtctgtacttcctcccagtgtctgcgtgggtttccacccggtgctcaggtttcctctaacagtccaatgaagggaaagttaggcggattggccttgataaattgccccttagtgtccagggatgtgcaggttaggtagggctatggggttacagggacagggtaggagtgtgggccgaggcagggtgccctttcagagaatcagtgctgactcgatgggccgagtggcctcctgcactgtaggaattctatgattccaattctattcgatgaatctttataaagctctggtcaccacttttcaggaaggatctgaaggttcttggagaaggtgcagaggagatttaccagaatagttccagcaaaggaggttgaggggagatttgattcaggaacacaagattatgccagatttctaTCAGGtgtacaaagaaactctgtttccattcactgatcgtccaagaactagggacaaagatgtaaagttttgggtaaaacctggattgatctatataagatcctgaggggttttgacagggtggatgtggagaggatgtttcctcttgtgggggaatcgagaacgagggcatcactgttgcaaaataaggggtcacccatttcagatggagatgaggattttgtaTTCTCTTGAGGGCTGTAACAATTTGGAACTCgcgtccttaaaaggcagcggaagcagagaccttaaatatttttaaggcagaactggatagattcttgatgagcaaggaggtgaaaggtcatcaggggtagacaggaatgtggagttaacgttAGAATGAGATCAGTTGCAATCTTATtcaatgctgagcaggctcgaggggccgagtggcctgtactTAGATTGTATGTccaaaggtacaggagatatgaggtgatatgagatttatgtttttacacagcgagtggcaatgacctgaaactcgctgcctatgagggagtttgaaaatagacacaatgaatgatttaatttcaaaaggaaattggatagacatctgagggaaataaacctgcgaggatacagggatagagcaggagaatggcactgactggattgctccagagagctagcatggactcaatgggccaaatgcccttctTTGTGCCATCATGTCGCTGACtcttttgtgtaatctagttttgtaatttaacgccgggttcagatatcactcagataaatctgtgctacactccctccgaggccattctatccttcctcaggtttgttgcccagaactgaacacagttctccaggtttggtcaaaccagggtttgtgaatctcggggcttttccagtcacactgagacctgaaatcttccctcacagacagaacagacaaaccttttaccttccacacccagatgctgctgaaattcagtttctaATAAATCAATAAtagatcgcgatgtgacgtttggtttgcatttcccgtctgttaaacctccacttccattATTCTGTaaattacagaaacctcactgtcagtttaggatagaaattcacaacattctctcctcgccaactttgattaaacgtattcctggaggtttgatcacatgacctgcccccatcctccagccattaatcggtcaacacatccatccttgtgacacactgccttcctcggccaattgggaagcaaaatgattcattaccttacaggacagttactgtcctaacgattttccagacacccaggtatgAATCTCACCAACGCAGGGAGTGGAGTTGGTGCGAACTCAGGCAGGAGCAGCTTCAGAACAGTAAATATAAAtgacttacctcagggattcacggcctattcggcagggagcggatttggcccgaatccggggaggaggagctttgaacggtaaatataaataacttacctcagagtaaagctgattggcttgttgggaatctgttctaaatttgagaAACTGGAGTAATTAACTAAATAGGGAGTAACTCGGAGATCAGTAACTAGGAGATTGCTGTTTATATCTAtaaatcaacgatttggatgagaatgtacaagacatgatcagtaagtttgcagatgacactaaaataggtggtattgtcggcagtgaggaaggttatcaaaaattgcagtagGCTCTTGAGCAGATGGGAaactgggccgagaaatggcaaatggaattcaatacagataagtgtgaggaatTACATTTcagaaatcaaggtaggactttcacagtgaatggtagggcctgagggtgtatcatggaacagaaggatcttggagttcaggtgcatggttctctaaaggtggagtcacaggtagatagggcagcacggtagcacagtggttatcacaggtgcttcacagctccaggttcccccgttcgattcccagctgggtcactgtctgtgcagagtatgcacgttctccccgtgtgttctctagtttcctcccacagtctaaagatgtgcgggttcggtggactggccttgctaaattgcccttagtgtccaaaaaaaaggttaagtgggagttactgggttacggggatagggtagataagtgggcttgagtaagggccggtgcagactcgatgggccgaatagcctccttctgcactgcaaattctctgAAGAAGGTTTTTGGAATGctgaccttcatcagtcagggcactgagtatacaagttgggaaattatgttgcagttgtacaggacgttggtgaggtcgaacctggagtattgtgttcagttttggctgctttgctatgggaaagatgttattaaactggagagagtgaagaagagatttacaaggatgttgccaggactcaagagactgagtgaaagggagagattggacaggccaggacctttatctttggagcgtaggagactgaggggtgatcttatcgggatgtataaaatcatgagaggcatggatagggtgaatgcactcagtctttttctcagggttggggaatcgagaactagaggctttggtttaagttcagaggggaaagaattaatgggaacctaaggagcaatggttttacacagaggatggtacggaatgagctgccggaggaagtagttgaggcagggacattgacaagattgtaaaggcatttggacagatagatgaataggaaaggttcagaggggtgtgggccaaatgcaggcaaatggcatTGACCTAGATGAGctctttggttggcatggaccggtttgggccgaagggccggtctccgtgctgtagattctatgaaccccaaatctctttggacatccactgtacttaacctccttccatttagaaagtactcagttCTATCCTTTATTGGTTccaaac
This portion of the Scyliorhinus torazame isolate Kashiwa2021f chromosome 5, sScyTor2.1, whole genome shotgun sequence genome encodes:
- the LOC140421710 gene encoding uncharacterized protein — its product is MEGKSIIHTAGKPYTCCVCCRGFSQSSGLTSHKCSHTEEKPWKCADCGKGFTSPSQLETHRRSHTGERPFPCSKCGKRFTQSSALSTHQRVHTGERPFTCSKCGKGFTRSSALSRHQQIHTGERPFTCSECEKGFSDSSNLQNHQRVHTGERPFTCSECGKGFAISAHLLRHQRVHTDERPFKCPDCGKRCKSSGDLMYHQRVHTDERPFRCSHCGTGFRRSCDLTVHQRIHTEERPFTCAECGKGFIRSSALSTHQRVHTGERPFTCPKCGKGFTTSPNLLKHKRGHK